One part of the Carassius gibelio isolate Cgi1373 ecotype wild population from Czech Republic chromosome B6, carGib1.2-hapl.c, whole genome shotgun sequence genome encodes these proteins:
- the LOC127959504 gene encoding synaptoporin-like: protein MCMVIFAPLFAVLAFATCGGYSGQIMVKVECLNKTQSNISISFNYPFRLQQVHFSAPLCEGTRKETLFLEGDNASSAQFFVTVSVLAFLYSLLATVVYFFYQNKYREKNRGPVVDFLVTLVFSSLWLVSSIAWAKTLSGVKTATDVHQILLSMSACRAHENLCEVLQEPIWTNLNMSVAFGFLNFFLWAGNIWFAYKETGLHKSTKRHPSRTPSEKRDSFRQYSQTSFDQSVAGFGQRLYNQGSFDLSSGGFSLPQTNLGQPMLYRQVGSPTSRGPLIFVNEM, encoded by the exons CTTTTTGCTGTTTTAGCATTTGCAACATGTGGGGGATATTCTGGCCAGATAATGGTTAAAGTAGAATGTTTGAACAAAACCCAAAGCAACATCAGCATCAGCTTCAACTACCCATTCCG ACTCCAACAGGTACACTTCAGTGCTCCTCTGTGTGAAGGAACCAGGAAAGAGACTCTCTTTCTCGAGGGGGATAATGCTTCATCTGCACAGTTCTTCGTCACTGTGTCGGTCCTGGCTTTTCTCTATTCCCTTTTGGCCACAGTTGTTTACTTCTTCTACCAGAACAAATACAGAGAGAAGAACAGAGGTCCAGTAGTT GATTTCTTGGTGACTTTAGTGTTCTCTAGCCTGTGGCTGGTAAGCTCGATTGCCTGGGCTAAAACTCTGTCTGGGGTGAAGACAGCCACTGATGTGCATCAAATCCTACTGTCAATGTCTGCTTGCAGAGCCCATGAGAACTTATGTGAGGTCTTGCAGGAGCCCATCTGGACGAATCTCAACATGTCTGTG GCCTTTGGTTTTTTGAACTTCTTCCTTTGGGCTGGTAATATCTGGTTTGCCTACAAAGAGACAGGTTTGCATAAGTCCACTAAGCGTCATCCCTCCAGAACTCCCTCTGAGAAACGCGACAGCTTCAGGCAGTACAGTCAAACCAGTTTTGATCAATCTGTAGCTGGTTTTGGCCAGAGGCTCTATAATCAAGGGAGTTTTGACTTGTCAAGCGGAGGCTTCAGCCTACCCCAAACCAATCTAGGACAGCCGATGCTTTACCGACAAGTGGGGAGTCCCACATCCAGAGGCCCTCTCATATTTGTTAATGAgatgtga
- the LOC127959512 gene encoding green-sensitive opsin-1, with the protein MNGTEGKNFYVPMSNRTGLVRSPFEYPQYYLAEPWQFKILALYLFFLMSMGLPINGLTLVVTAQHKKLRQPLNFILVNLAVAGTIMVCFGFTVTFYTAINGYFVLGPTGCAVEGFMATLGGEVALWSLVVLAIERYIVVCKPMGSFKFSSSHAFAGIAFTWVMALACAAPPLFGWSRYIPEGMQCSCGPDYYTLNPDYNNESYVIYMFVCHFILPVAVIFFTYGRLVCTVKAAAAQQQDSASTQKAEREVTKMVILMVFGFLIAWTPYATVAAWIFFNKGADFSAKFMAIPAFFSKSSALYNPVIYVLLNKQFRNCMLTTIFCGKNPLGDDESSTVSTSKTEVSSVSPA; encoded by the exons ATGAACGGCACTGAGGGAAAAAACTTCTACGTCCCCATGTCCAACAGGACCGGGCTAGTGAGGAGTCCTTTTGAGTATCCGCAGTATTACCTAGCTGAACCGTGGCAGTTTAAAATTCTTGCCCTCTACCTTTTCTTCCTCATGTCCATGGGTCTACCCATCAATGGCCTTACATTGGTGGTTACAGCTCAACACAAAAAGCTCAGGCAACCTCTCAACTTCATTTTGGTCAACCTGGCTGTGGCTGGTACAATCATGGTTTGTTTCGGATTCACAGTCACTTTCTACACAGCAATTAATGGCTACTTTGTTCTGGGACCAACTGGCTGTGCGGTTGAAGGCTTCATGGCCACGCTTGGAG GTGAAGTTGCCCTTTGGTCACTTGTGGTGCTGGCCATCGAAAGATACATTGTGGTTTGCAAACCAATGGGTAGTTTCAAATTCTCTTCCAGCCATGCTTTTGCAGGAATTGCATTTACATGGGTAATGGCATTGGCGTGTGCAGCTCCCCCTTTGTTTGGATGGTCCAG ATATATCCCTGAGGGAATGCAGTGCTCATGTGGACCAGACTACTACACCCTGAATCCTGACTACAACAATGAATCATATGTCATCTACATGTTCGTTTGCCATTTTATATTGCCAGTCGCTGTAATCTTCTTCACCTATGGACGGCTTGTGTGCACTGTCAAAGCG GCTGCAGCTCAACAGCAGGACTCAGCATCCACCCAGAAAGCTGAAAGGGAAGTGACAAAAATGGTCATCCTGATGGTTTTCGGCTTCCTGATAGCTTGGACCCCTTATGCCACTGTTGCTGCCTGGATATTCTTTAATAAGGGAGCAGATTTCAGTGCAAAGTTCATGGCTATACCTGCCTTCTTCTCAAAGAGCTCAGCCTTATATAACCCTGTTATCTATGTGCTGCTAAACAAACAG TTCCGTAACTGCATGCTGACCACTATTTTCTGTGGAAAGAACCCTCTTGGCGATGATGAGTCCTCAACTGTGTCCACCAGCAAGACGGAGGTGTCCTCTGTATCTCCAGCATAG